The following are encoded in a window of Acidobacteriota bacterium genomic DNA:
- the kdsA gene encoding 3-deoxy-8-phosphooctulonate synthase, with protein sequence MPQVHAGPVALGGGAPLVLIAGPCVIESEAHALRTAETVAGIASRCGVPFIFKASYDKANRTSGTAFRGPGLAEGLRVLAEVKKRLGVPILTDIHDPSQAGLAADVADVLQIPAFLSRQTDLIVAAARTGRAINIKKGQFLAPGDVKHAIAKVTAEGNANVFVTERGFSFGYNNLVVDMRAFPLMRALGWPVVFDVTHSLQLPGGGDGVTAGQAEFIEPLASAGVGAGIDGVFLEVHEEPSRAKSDAQNALRLDRLEPLVRRLVAIDHVVRTPVVTS encoded by the coding sequence GTGCCACAAGTTCACGCCGGCCCGGTTGCGTTGGGCGGCGGTGCGCCGCTCGTGCTCATCGCCGGCCCTTGTGTGATCGAGAGCGAGGCGCACGCGCTGCGCACCGCCGAGACGGTGGCTGGCATCGCGTCGCGATGCGGGGTCCCTTTCATCTTCAAAGCCTCGTACGACAAGGCCAACCGGACGTCCGGCACTGCGTTTCGCGGCCCGGGGCTGGCCGAAGGGCTGCGCGTGCTCGCCGAGGTGAAGAAACGGCTCGGCGTGCCGATCCTCACCGACATCCACGACCCGTCGCAGGCGGGCCTTGCCGCCGACGTCGCCGACGTGCTGCAGATCCCCGCGTTCCTCTCGCGCCAGACCGATCTGATTGTCGCCGCCGCGCGGACGGGCCGTGCGATCAACATCAAGAAGGGACAGTTTCTCGCGCCGGGGGATGTCAAGCACGCCATCGCGAAGGTGACGGCCGAAGGGAACGCGAACGTGTTCGTGACGGAGCGCGGCTTCTCGTTCGGCTACAACAACCTGGTCGTGGACATGCGCGCTTTCCCGCTGATGCGCGCGCTCGGCTGGCCCGTGGTGTTCGACGTCACGCACAGCCTGCAGTTGCCCGGCGGCGGCGACGGCGTGACGGCCGGCCAGGCGGAGTTCATCGAGCCGCTCGCGTCGGCCGGCGTCGGGGCCGGCATCGACGGGGTGTTCCTGGAAGTGCACGAGGAGCCGTCGCGGGCGAAGAGCGACGCGCAGAACGCGCTGCGCCTGGATCGGCTGGAGCCGCTCGTGCGACGGCTCGTCGCCATCGATCACGTGGTTCGCACGCCGGTGGTGACGTCGTGA
- a CDS encoding CTP synthase yields MTETEQQQKPVKYILVTGGVVSSLGKGLAAASIGCLLEGHGYKVALQKFDPYINVDPGTMSPYQHGEVFVTEDGAETDLDLGHYERFTNMVSTRNSNWTTGKIYLSVINKERRGDYLGRTVQVIPHITNAIKDAIHEHARQSGADIVLVEIGGTVGDIESLPFVEAIRQLRQDVGRENTLYVHLTLVPYIGAAGELKTKPTQHSVRDLRSIGIQPDVLLCRTDRPLDRDIKRKIALFCDVDEEAVITAKDVSSIYEVPLAFDAEGLDAIILKRLHLPETQARMAGWEDLVDRIRNPKDEVTIHVVGKYVGYEDSYKSLNEALYHGGFKHRLRVNIRWVEAEALEQPGGDQLLAGAAGILVPGGFGDRGTRGMMRAAEIARSRGIPYLGICYGFQWAAVEYARNVCGIADADSTEVTPDTPNNVIYKLRDLLGIEELGGTMRLGAYDCYLKPGSLAAKLYGVDKITERHRHRYEFNCLYERALTEKGLEIVGRSQDGKFVEILELPGHPWFVAVQFHPEFKSKPLKPHPLFAGFVEASYRRKVETRPHAAVLAR; encoded by the coding sequence ATGACCGAGACCGAGCAGCAGCAGAAGCCCGTGAAATACATCCTCGTGACCGGGGGCGTCGTGTCGTCGCTCGGCAAGGGGCTCGCCGCGGCATCGATCGGCTGCCTGCTCGAGGGGCACGGCTACAAGGTGGCCCTCCAGAAATTCGATCCCTACATCAACGTGGACCCGGGCACGATGAGCCCGTACCAGCACGGCGAGGTGTTCGTCACTGAGGACGGCGCCGAGACCGACCTGGACCTGGGGCACTACGAACGGTTCACCAACATGGTGAGCACGCGAAACAGCAACTGGACGACCGGGAAGATCTACCTGTCGGTGATCAACAAGGAGCGCCGCGGCGACTACCTCGGGCGCACCGTCCAGGTCATTCCCCACATCACCAACGCGATCAAGGACGCCATCCACGAGCACGCGCGGCAGTCGGGCGCGGACATCGTGCTCGTCGAGATCGGCGGCACGGTGGGCGACATCGAAAGCCTGCCGTTCGTCGAAGCGATCCGGCAGCTGCGGCAGGATGTCGGGCGCGAGAACACGCTGTACGTCCACCTCACGCTCGTGCCGTACATCGGCGCGGCCGGCGAGCTGAAGACGAAGCCGACCCAGCACAGCGTGCGCGACCTGCGGTCGATCGGGATCCAGCCCGACGTGCTGCTGTGCCGGACGGACCGGCCGCTCGACCGCGACATCAAGCGGAAGATCGCGCTCTTCTGCGACGTGGACGAGGAGGCGGTCATCACCGCGAAGGACGTCTCCAGCATCTACGAGGTGCCGCTGGCGTTCGACGCCGAGGGGCTCGACGCGATCATCCTGAAACGCCTGCACCTTCCCGAGACCCAGGCGAGGATGGCGGGTTGGGAAGACCTCGTGGATCGCATTCGCAACCCGAAAGACGAGGTCACGATCCACGTCGTCGGGAAATACGTCGGGTACGAGGATTCCTACAAGAGCCTGAACGAGGCGCTCTACCACGGCGGCTTCAAGCACCGGCTGCGCGTGAACATCCGGTGGGTGGAAGCCGAGGCGCTCGAGCAGCCCGGCGGCGACCAGCTGCTCGCAGGGGCCGCCGGCATTCTGGTGCCCGGCGGATTCGGCGACCGCGGCACGCGCGGGATGATGCGGGCGGCCGAGATCGCGCGCTCGAGAGGCATCCCGTACCTGGGCATCTGCTACGGCTTCCAGTGGGCGGCGGTCGAATACGCCCGGAACGTCTGCGGGATCGCGGATGCGGACTCCACGGAAGTGACGCCCGATACCCCGAACAACGTCATCTACAAGCTGCGCGACCTGCTCGGCATCGAGGAACTCGGCGGAACGATGCGCCTGGGGGCGTACGACTGCTATCTCAAACCGGGCTCGCTCGCGGCAAAGCTGTACGGCGTCGACAAGATCACGGAGCGGCACCGGCACCGGTACGAGTTCAACTGCCTGTACGAACGAGCCCTCACCGAGAAGGGGCTCGAAATCGTCGGGCGGTCGCAGGACGGCAAGTTCGTCGAGATCCTCGAGCTGCCCGGACATCCATGGTTCGTGGCCGTCCAGTTCCATCCTGAGTTCAAGTCGAAGCCGCTGAAGCCGCATCCGCTGTTCGCCGGCTTCGTCGAGGCCTCCTACCGCCGGAAGGTCGAAACGCGCCCGCACGCGGCTGTTCTCGCCCGGTAG
- the kdsB gene encoding 3-deoxy-manno-octulosonate cytidylyltransferase — protein MPPGKIVAVIPARYASTRFPGKPLADLAGRPLIEHVYRRVTECRAIGTVIIATDDERIRKAVEAFGGRVQMTNRAHVSGTDRVAEVARAIDCELVVNVQGDEPLIEPSMIEEALAPFADPALQMGTLRRRIEDRADFLDPHVTKVVVNGDGRALYFSRTPIPHHRDSGAPLEAWKHVGLYVYRRRFLLEFARMLPTPLEGLEALEQLRAIEHGVAIAVVETRHNSIGVDTPDDLEKVRRALGAAART, from the coding sequence ATCCCTCCAGGCAAAATCGTCGCAGTCATCCCGGCCCGCTACGCGTCCACGCGCTTCCCCGGCAAGCCGCTGGCCGATCTCGCCGGGCGTCCGCTCATCGAGCACGTCTACCGCCGCGTCACGGAATGCCGCGCGATTGGCACGGTCATCATCGCGACCGACGACGAGCGCATCCGGAAGGCCGTTGAGGCGTTCGGCGGGCGCGTGCAGATGACGAACAGGGCGCACGTGAGCGGCACGGACCGCGTCGCCGAGGTGGCGCGCGCGATCGACTGCGAGCTGGTCGTCAACGTGCAGGGCGACGAGCCGCTCATCGAGCCGTCGATGATCGAAGAGGCGCTCGCGCCCTTCGCGGACCCGGCGCTGCAGATGGGCACCCTGCGCCGCCGGATCGAAGACCGCGCCGACTTTCTCGACCCGCATGTCACCAAGGTCGTGGTGAACGGCGACGGGCGGGCGTTGTACTTCTCGCGCACGCCGATTCCGCACCACCGCGACAGCGGCGCGCCGCTGGAGGCGTGGAAGCACGTCGGCCTCTACGTGTATCGCCGCCGGTTCCTGCTGGAGTTCGCCCGCATGCTCCCGACGCCGCTCGAAGGGCTCGAGGCGCTGGAACAGCTCCGCGCCATCGAACACGGTGTCGCGATTGCCGTCGTCGAAACCCGTCACAACAGCATCGGCGTCGATACCCCCGACGACCTGGAGAAGGTTCGCCGCGCCCTGGGCGCGGCGGCACGCACCTGA
- the icd gene encoding isocitrate dehydrogenase (NADP(+)), translated as MPDFSSLKPPTEGTPIGKRNGQLVVPDNPIVPFIEGDGTGPDIWRASVRVFDAAVAKAFHGRKKIVWFEVFAGEKAFSQFNEWLPNDTIEAVRTYKIAIKGPLTTPIGGGIRSLNVTLRQVLDLYACVRPVKFYSGTPAPVTHPERMDVVIYRENTEDVYAGIEWAKGTPQAARIIEFLEKEMGKRIRPDSGIGIKPISEFGSKRLVRMAIQYALMNKRKVLTLVHKGNIMKFTEGAFRDWGYEVAKAEFRDRIVTEEETWNGASKEGKLLINDRIADSVFQQILTRTSEYDMFATPNLNGDYLSDACAAQVGGLGMAPGANIGDEIAFFEATHGTAPKYAGKDVINPASVILSGVMMLRYLGWGPAADLIESALAKTIKQKTVTYDLARQMEGAKELKTSQFADAIIGNM; from the coding sequence ATGCCTGACTTTTCATCGCTGAAACCTCCGACCGAAGGTACGCCGATTGGCAAACGCAACGGCCAGCTCGTCGTGCCGGATAACCCGATCGTTCCATTCATTGAAGGGGACGGCACGGGCCCGGACATCTGGCGTGCCAGCGTCCGCGTCTTCGACGCCGCCGTCGCCAAGGCGTTCCACGGCAGGAAGAAAATCGTCTGGTTCGAAGTCTTTGCCGGCGAGAAGGCCTTCAGCCAGTTCAACGAGTGGCTGCCGAACGACACCATCGAGGCCGTCCGCACTTACAAGATTGCGATCAAGGGTCCGCTGACGACGCCGATTGGTGGCGGCATCCGCAGCCTCAACGTCACGCTGCGCCAGGTGCTCGACCTGTACGCGTGCGTGCGGCCGGTGAAGTTCTACTCCGGCACGCCCGCGCCGGTGACCCACCCGGAACGGATGGACGTCGTCATCTACCGCGAGAACACCGAGGACGTGTACGCCGGCATCGAATGGGCCAAGGGCACTCCGCAGGCGGCCCGCATCATCGAGTTCCTCGAGAAGGAGATGGGCAAGCGGATCCGGCCGGACTCGGGGATTGGCATCAAACCGATCTCGGAATTCGGATCCAAGCGCCTGGTCCGGATGGCCATCCAGTACGCGCTGATGAACAAGCGCAAGGTGCTGACGCTGGTGCACAAGGGCAACATCATGAAGTTCACCGAGGGGGCGTTCCGCGATTGGGGCTACGAGGTCGCCAAGGCCGAGTTTCGCGATCGCATCGTCACCGAGGAAGAGACGTGGAACGGCGCGTCGAAGGAGGGCAAGCTGCTCATCAACGACCGCATCGCCGACAGCGTGTTCCAGCAGATCCTCACGCGCACCAGCGAGTACGACATGTTCGCGACGCCGAACTTGAACGGCGACTACCTGTCGGATGCGTGCGCCGCGCAGGTGGGCGGGCTCGGCATGGCGCCGGGCGCGAACATCGGCGACGAGATCGCCTTCTTCGAGGCGACGCACGGCACGGCGCCGAAGTACGCGGGCAAGGACGTCATCAACCCGGCATCGGTGATCCTCTCCGGCGTGATGATGTTGCGGTATCTCGGATGGGGGCCGGCGGCGGATCTCATCGAGAGCGCGCTGGCGAAGACGATCAAGCAGAAGACGGTGACGTACGACCTCGCCCGGCAGATGGAAG